The DNA region CGTAGAGCTGGCTGGGATGGCGCGGGACCTGGAGCGGGTCGCGCGGGAACACCATGGCATAGGCGAAATCCGGCGCCGGCCGGCCATACAGCTCGCCATTGATGAAGTTGGCGATGCGGCCGAAGAACAGGCCGATGGGGGCGCAGGCCGCGATGATGTCGCCGAAGACGAAGGGCGAGATGCCGCGGCGCCAGCAGAACAGCCCGATGGCCGTCAGCACGCCGACCATGCCGCCGTGGAAGGACATGCCCCCATGCCAGACCTGCAGGGCGTCCAGCGGATTTTCCAGATAATAGGGCAGATTGTAGAACAGCACATAGCCGAGCCGCCCGCCCAGGATGGTGCCGATCACCGCCCAGGTCAGGAAATCGTCGAATTCCTCCGGCTTGGGACGCCGGTCGGGATCGAGCCGTGCCAGCCCCAGGCAATAGCGCCAGCCCAGCACGAATCCGGCCAGATAGGCCAGCGCGTACCAGCGGACGATGACGGGGCCGACGGCGAAGGCCACCGGGTCGATGGTGGGAAAGGCTACGACAGGCAGGGCGGCGAACATGGGGGCTCCGGTCAGCGATACGGGTCGGGCTGCGACAGGAAATCCTGCACATAGCTCCGGACACCCTCTTCCAGCTCGGTGAAGGGCTGGTCGAATCCGGCGGCGCGCAGGCGATCCGTCGTCGCCTGCGTGAAATATTGGTATTTGCCGCGCAAATGCCCGGGCATGTCGAAGTACTCAATCCGGGGGGGCAGCCCCAGCGCGGCGAAGGTCGCCAGCGCCAGATCCCTGAAGCTGCGCGCCTTGCCGGTTCCGACATTGAACAGGCCGCTCACCTCGGGATGGTCGTGCAGCCACAGCATCACGGCGACACAGTCGTCGACATGGATGAAGTCGCGCAACTGGCCGCCATCCTCGAAACCGTCCTTGTGCGACTTGAACAGGCGCGCCGGCTCGCCTGCCGTCAGCTGCGGGTGGAGCTTGGCGACCACGCTCATCATGTCGCCCTTGTGGGCCTCGTTGGGACCGTAGACGTTGAAGAACTTCAGGCCGGCCCATTGCGGCGGCACCAGGTCGCCGCCGGCCACCGAGCGGGCTATCCGGCGGTCGACCAGATGCTTGGACCAGCCATAGGCGTTCAGCGGTCGCAGCCGTGCCAGCCCCTCGCAGCATCCGTCATCGTCGAAACCGGCCGATCCATCGCCATAGGTTGCGGCGGAGGAGGCGTAGATCAGCCGGCAGCCGCGCCAGGAACACCAGCGCCACAGGTCCAGCGTCAGCGCCACATTGTTGGCGACGATCTTGTCGACGTCCCGCTCGGTGGTGGCGGAGATGGCGCCGAGATGGAAGACGGTGTCGATCTCCGCCGCATGCTGGTCGAGGAAGGCCAGCGTCTGTTCGGGCGGCACCAGGGCCGCGACCTCGCGCTTGGCGAGGTTCTGCCACTTCTCGCCATCGCGGAAGCGGTCGACGACCGCCACGTCGGTGATGCCGCGCGCAGCCAGCGCCGCGACAAGGTTGGACCCGATGAAGCCGGCCCCGCCGGTGA from Azospirillum thiophilum includes:
- the lgt gene encoding prolipoprotein diacylglyceryl transferase; amino-acid sequence: MFAALPVVAFPTIDPVAFAVGPVIVRWYALAYLAGFVLGWRYCLGLARLDPDRRPKPEEFDDFLTWAVIGTILGGRLGYVLFYNLPYYLENPLDALQVWHGGMSFHGGMVGVLTAIGLFCWRRGISPFVFGDIIAACAPIGLFFGRIANFINGELYGRPAPDFAYAMVFPRDPLQVPRHPSQLYEAALEGLLLFILLAVAIRTPALRNRPGTIGGLFLIGYGLSRIVVEFFREPDPQLGFLFAGATMGQLLSLPMVAIGLWLVLRGRRHPIPA
- the rfaD gene encoding ADP-glyceromanno-heptose 6-epimerase encodes the protein MIVVTGGAGFIGSNLVAALAARGITDVAVVDRFRDGEKWQNLAKREVAALVPPEQTLAFLDQHAAEIDTVFHLGAISATTERDVDKIVANNVALTLDLWRWCSWRGCRLIYASSAATYGDGSAGFDDDGCCEGLARLRPLNAYGWSKHLVDRRIARSVAGGDLVPPQWAGLKFFNVYGPNEAHKGDMMSVVAKLHPQLTAGEPARLFKSHKDGFEDGGQLRDFIHVDDCVAVMLWLHDHPEVSGLFNVGTGKARSFRDLALATFAALGLPPRIEYFDMPGHLRGKYQYFTQATTDRLRAAGFDQPFTELEEGVRSYVQDFLSQPDPYR